The Colius striatus isolate bColStr4 chromosome 13, bColStr4.1.hap1, whole genome shotgun sequence genome includes the window GAGCCAGCAACTCGCCCCCTCCGCCTGCCCCATCCACGCTGGTCCCagctgccagcctgtgccctgctgcCTTTGCCACCCGCAGGCTGGTTCTCTGCCTCAGGAACCGCTGCcaggctcccagcagcagcccccaggcacCCCCTTGCAGGGCAGGACCCGCTCCCTTAGTCCATCCCAGGCCTCCCCCGCGTGGGCTCCCCTGCCCTGCGGGTTGTCTTCAGCAGGGGAAAAACACCTCAGGCATCTCATTTTATTGTGGTTCTTTCTTTtgaagagcagctgcagcctcgCTGCGTTCCAGCCCAGCAAACACGCgacccccgccccgcggcccaTCTCCTCCCTGCGCCAGTTCCCGCCTGCAGGCGCCAGCCAGCTCTTCAGGGACAGCTTCgggccgctcccgccccgccgctTCTTCTCCTCAAGCGCCACGAGGGCCGGTGCACGCAGTTTACGAGGAAGCGACGCCGAGCAGCAGCTGCCCGCGGCGGCCCCTCGCTCCTCCCCGGCGCCCGGTCCACGGCCGGCGCCGCTCACAGCCCCTGCCCGGCGGGGCTCAGCATCTCCTGCAGCACCAGGTGCAGCAGGTGGTTCTGCTCGGCGCTCAGCAGCGGCCACAGCTCGGCCTGCAGCGCCTTCAGCGCCTCCGCGTCCTTCTCCTGGCACGCCAGCACGGCcgactgcagcagcaggaacagcTCGGCCGGCAGGTAGCTCGCCGCCGCCGGcggcccgccgcccgccccgcaaGCGCAGccgggccccggccccgcgccgccctcCGCCGCCTCCCAGCAGTACTGCTCCAGCGTCCGCGCGTGCTCGGGCAGCAGCTTGGCGGGCggcggctgcagcagcagcagcagcagcacccgcGACACCTCGCAGCGCGCCAGCACGTCCAGGAACGCGCCGCcgggcgcggccccgccgcccggcccggccccggccccggccccggccagCGCCTGCGCCCGCGTCAGCGCCGCCAGCGCGCCCGCGTAGTCGCGGCCCAGCAGCAGGCACGAGGCGCGCTCGGCCAGGCAGCGCAGCGCCTCCAGCGGCAGCCGCGCCGCCGCCAGCAGCTCGGCCGCCCGCTGCAgcggcgcggcggcgcgggcgggccGGCCCGTGTCGCGCAGCGCGGCCGCCAGCTCCAGGCACGGCCCGGCCGCCAGCGCCGGCTGCCCCCGCTCCAGGTGCAGGCGGGCGGCGAAGGCGCCGCAGCTCTGCGCCGCCGCCACGTGCTCGCCGAAGCCGCCGCGCAGCCCCAGGCGCTGCCGCAGGTCCCGCTCCTGCCGCAGGAACAGCCGCGCCGCCTCGGCCAGGGCGGCCGCCTCGGCGGGCCCGTGGAACAGGCTCTGGGCGCAGCGCGCCACGGCCAGCTGGCACCAGGCCGCGTAGGGCAGGCTCTCCTGGGCGCGCAGCTCCCGCGCCAGCGCCGCGAACTGCTCCGCCGCCTCCGCCACGTTCGGCTTCCGCAGGAACCGGCGCCGCAGCTTGGCCGACACCAGCCGGTAGCGCGACAGGAAGTCGCCGTCCCCGCCGAGGCCCGGCCCGGGCCCGGGGCCGCAGCCGgagccgcccgccgccgccagcATCGcgcgcgccgcccgcccgccgcgccgTCACGTGCcccgggggcggggccgccgccCACCCACGCGCCGCCCCGCACCGGCAGCCACGGCCGCGGCGTCCCGGGGCCAGCGAGCGGCGCCCGGCCCCGTGCAGCCCCCTGACACCGCCACGGCCCcgtgcagctcctgcagccccctgacACCGCCACGGCCCcgtgcagctcctgcagccccccgACACCGCCACGGCCCcgtgcagctcctgcagccccccgACACCGCCACGGCCCCGTGCAGCCCCCTGACAGCGCCGGGGCCCCgtgcagccccctgcagccccctgacAGTGCCACGGCCCCGTGCAGCCCCCGACACCGCCACGGCCCCGTGCAGCCCCCGACACCGCCACGGCCCcgtgcagctcctgcagcccccgaCACCGCCACGGCCCcgtgcagctcctgcagccccccgACACCGCCACAGCCAGCCACACTcagcccctgctgctggctgcctcaCACCCATTCCCCATGTGGCTCTACATCTTCATATTCTCAGCTTCCAAAGCCcccagctgctgtgccagggccaCTGCCATGGCACGGTGCCCACGAAGGGATCTGCCTGCCTCCCTCTGGAGGGACCTGCATCCAT containing:
- the LOC133626586 gene encoding 40-kDa huntingtin-associated protein-like, producing the protein MLAAAGGSGCGPGPGPGLGGDGDFLSRYRLVSAKLRRRFLRKPNVAEAAEQFAALARELRAQESLPYAAWCQLAVARCAQSLFHGPAEAAALAEAARLFLRQERDLRQRLGLRGGFGEHVAAAQSCGAFAARLHLERGQPALAAGPCLELAAALRDTGRPARAAAPLQRAAELLAAARLPLEALRCLAERASCLLLGRDYAGALAALTRAQALAGAGAGAGPGGGAAPGGAFLDVLARCEVSRVLLLLLLQPPPAKLLPEHARTLEQYCWEAAEGGAGPGPGCACGAGGGPPAAASYLPAELFLLLQSAVLACQEKDAEALKALQAELWPLLSAEQNHLLHLVLQEMLSPAGQGL